GCTGCTTTCAGGTCAGATGACAGAGCTCTGTACAGGGCTGCCCGAGCCGCTCTGAAAAGTGGAATTAAAAAAGCCAAGACGGACCATAAGAGGATCATAGAGTCCCACCTGTCCAGCCATAATACACGGGAGGTGTGGCAAGGAATACAAAACATCACAAATTACAGAGGCTGTGATGCAACAACAGGAGATCTGAGTGCCACTAGCAGAGGAGCTAAACTGCTTCTTTGCTCGCTTTGAATCATCACAACAGCAGCACTCACCTGCTCcagccctgctcccccccccccccgctccagccctgccctcccccccaccgGGTTCCTGCACCACTGCACTCACTGTAAAGGAGCACAATGTCAGACGGGGGCTCCTGGCAGTGAACCCCAAGAAGGCTGGTGGCCCAGATGGAGTCCCTGGTAGGGTGCTCAGAGTGTGTGCCCACCAGCTCACCCTCATCTTCACCAAAATCTTCAACCTCTCCCTAGCCCAGGCAGTCATTCCGTCCTGCCTAAAATCAGCCACTATCATACCAGTGCCGAAGAAGACTCCCATCACCAGCCTAAACGATTATCGCTCTGTAGCCCTCACTCCAGTaatcatgaagtgctttgagagacTGGTTCTCCAGCACATCAAGGACCGTCTCCCCCAAGACTTCGATCCCTACCAATTCGCATATCATGCTAACAGATCCACAGAACATGCTATCGCCGTAGCTCTCCACTCTGCGCTGAGCCATCTGGAGCGGCAGCATCGTCTGGATGCTCCTTGTGGATTACAGCTTGCCGTTTAATACAATCATCCCTGACATTCTCATCACCAAACTGGTCACTCTCAGCCCCCCCTCACATGTGTCTGGATAAAGGACTTTCTTACCAACCGGCTCCAGTCTGTGAGACTCGGCCCCCACCTCTCCTCCATTCGCACACTGAACACCAGAtccccacagggctgtgtgctgagccccctcctGTACTGTCTCTACAGCCAGGACTGTAGTCCGGCCAGGACTGGGTCGGCTATGGACGCAAGGCAGGTATAACCCCGGTCGGGGCGCCAACATACATTTCATTATGTGAAAATTACCTTATTATCAATGTTCAGATTATTACAAGTTATTATATTTTACAAGTAAAACAACTAATGTTAAAAGTTTTAATGTTTTGACTATTGGAGGCTGAAACTTAACATTGTCTTTCTTTGGCAGAAAAACGCATCACCCTTCGGTACATAGGTGGGCTcggtttttttcccctcattgaATAATTTTGAAATGTTCCGTCTACGACGACAATATGTTTCTGGACAGCCACCAACCTGGATTTTGTGATTCAGGTTTTCATTATTGAGGCGATTTCGCGGCAGTAAATCGGATTCCAGTCCACCTCGCCGTCCATTGTGTGTTTCGCTTCCATTTAAATTTGTCTACTTGGCCGGGTTTGCCCAAGTATTTCCTAGGTCGTTAAACTTTTCTCTCAACGACCAAAAACAACATGAAGGTTACCGAACCAATTAAGTAAACCACTTCCATTTGCTTTCTAAGAAAGAAAATACTTGATACAGATTACAGGCAGATGCTTACTTTAGTCTCCATATGAGCTGTAACGAAGCGCGATTAAATGGGAGCGCTTTAATAAAAGGGAGGGGCGGGCGGGGGGTTGCGATCCGCTTTTCTGTCACTCCACACTTTCtagtgatgggatttatggctctttgaggggatccggatcttggcgatccgttcctttcaaagagccgttcaaaagaacggctcttttggctctttttaaatatttagtcagttttaagaagccagcttgggggcatctcagtttatcctggaaataatcactgggaggaatgatgaggtgagatttgtagtcaaataattaaaactcagatatcacacaccaatatctgagtttgaattattctgaaatattgattattacctcatttgtcatgtgtgtactatattccatatggttgcacaacatccctctgcttagacagtgacatcactattttggatttacctttagtacaaagtgtgtgtatgtgtaaagctacgttgacttatgttattcatacaatacctactcacaaataaacatcaaaaacaaagccggctgcaatgaatttctgtgcaaaacagcttttactacaaacacttccacacaatgtggaagtgaaggatgcgtgcacaactatcatcatgctgttaggcagtagcacccctgcgctgggtgcgcccctccccctataactgttctgtctcgcggaggagctaatttgtgtgcatctgtgtgaaacacgcataggaaaaaaagaacgacagaaagaacggctcccctccagccgcgactcggctcccatcgttcatgtttatgagccgttcaaaagaatcgGTTCGTTCGCGAACGTCACAACTCTAACACTTTCCACTTTCAGGTACTTTAGAGATGATTGCGTTTTAAGAATCAGCCTCCGTACCACAGGCATGACTTTAACAGGTAAACCTGATTCCGGATAAATATGCTCCACTCTTTTctgatttattttatattgtacaaATTTGCTAAGCTTGTGATAAGATTAGGTAATTGAGAAGCGCTTattataataatgatagtttttATGAACTATTCTGTATGGCAGTTCTGAATGAAAATACTGTATACGTTTCATGACCCTATTATTCAAACCTCGTACACTGACCAGCATGTTACACATAAGCCGTTATTAAATTAAACGTTACATTTTTCACTTTGATCAACCAAAATCTGAGATATTGCTACATAAGGGAACCTGACGAAATTTTTGAATTCCTTTTTAATATAGGTTACAATTATTAATACAATGTTTGCTTCTAtcttgaaacaaaaaaaaatgccgcgcagttaaataaaaaatgtccaATGTTCTAATGTTGTTTCAATTAACAGGTTTTATATAAACAGCGCCAGAAGACAGACTAACTCAAATAGGGGCGGACTTGTTATCGTGAAAAAGGTTTGTTTCAGTAGGAATACAGACTCAGCTGTAGCTGGAGATGCCCAGTGTCTTTCGGATACTGAGCCTGATACGGCTGGCTTTGATTATTCTTCTTGGATGTGGCTCTGCTCTTTCCACTGGGCAAAATGACACGGAAGCGGTGTTGCTGGAAGGAAAGTGCTTGGTGGTTTGCGACTCTAACCCGTCTGCAGAAGGAGGGGTCACCGATTCGCTGGGAATAACGGTCCGGTCAGGCAGCGCCAAAGTCGCTTTCTCCGCTGTTAGAGGAACGAATCACGAACCATCTGAAATGAGCAATAAATCCATGACCATTTACTTCGACCAGGTGAGGTGTACTGCTACACTTGCATATGCTCATGTATTTTGGATCACACAGATCCCCCATTTAAATTTTCAGAGCACAATAATTTCGTGTAGGCTATGGAATCGCGTTCTGTATGTCAAAAACACGTCAGAAAGTCCCACGCCGGTtgaaaacacacatgtaaaaccTGAAAGCTTCTTTAAGGTCCGTTTTGTTCATATTGAATGTGGTTCTGAAAATGTTTAAACTCAAAGTGCATTTGTTGTTTTGCAGATTTTGGTTAACGTCGgcaatcattttcattttaaatcgAGCGTATTTCAAGCACCGAGAAGAGGGATTTACAGTTTTAATTTTCACGTGGTGAAAGTCTACAACAGGCAGACTATACAGGTAAACCCGCCAAGAAGGTGTCGTCAGAGTTTGGTGCTTCGATTGCTGCAGGGCTGTTGACATGCAATGACGTGAAATATCTGTGTTTAATTTCCAGCTATTACCCGTTTTCTTCCGTTGCTCAGGTAAACCTTATGCAGAATGAATACCCAGTGATATCTGCCTTCGCCGGAGACCAGGATGTTACGCGTGAGGCGGCCAGCAACGGAGTACTTCTGCATCTGGAGAGGGATGACAGGCTGTACCTGAAGCTGGAGAGGGGAAACCTCATGGGTGGATGGAAGTACTCCACCTTCTCCGGCTTCTTGGTTTTCCCTCTATAATAGAATTCTTTAAAAGAAGTCTTTGATCTCAAGGGAGAAAACCACACTATTAATTAGGGGAAAAAagttttcattcattcagttaAATTGAGTATATGTGAGAATTATACTGAATGACAGATTTCTTGGAACAACGAACGGTTTGGCATTTATGCAACATTAGCTTCATATTGCACTGCTAGATTTCTTGCTGACGTTGATTTTTATCAAATGTTAAAACGGTttacaagtaaaaaaaatattattaatacgTATACGATATCCCGTTTAACGGCGCTTCTCGCTAAACTTCTTTTATCGCCGAATATCAGGACATCGTTAATGTTTCTAAAGCAAGATTTAACATGCGAAATAAGATACAAGACACCTGTAGGTAATTTCACGAGTTTTATGAAAGCTGTGAGTATGGCGAAAGAGTTGTTAAACCCCGAAGAAGGATTTTACGGAAGATGTATGTCACCTATTATTAATGTATCCATACAGTGACGTTACTAATAAACGTTTGttgttaaatgttttatttcgaGTCCGTTAAAGGCAGGTGAAACCTGTATTAGCCTATTGATCCTTTCGGGACATACAGTACGCAGAGATAAATCGTTATAATGAGCCGCTATGCTAGATGGACCGCGGCCATGTCCCCACCATTCACATATCTCAAAATACCCATCCTTGCGTGGTATTTCACCAAAGTAGGCTATAAACTACGGCGCCATTCTATTCACCTAATTTAAATCCGCAATTTATTTGCAAAAATTAATCATTTCTGGCCACCAGACAGCCATAACTCCCCAGATAGCATACATAGGCCtatgttgaaatgacattgattccatatcagacaaaaaggttggaacaacgttgatcttcaatgtttcactttatatcaacattgaatcaaggttTTGCCACAATCagtttttcaatattgaaaatgtgaccaaaaatcaattcagtttcaacGTTGACAATTTAACACTGACCATAATTCGACGCATTTAACTATAGTTCAATGTTGAAACAATAACTTTTGTTTCAACAAACACTTATTCAGCAGAACTTTagtccaaagcgatgtacagCTGAAGGATCAGAGCCAGGGTCCGCAGCAGCTTAAGCCCCACCTCGGGTATATGAGTACTCCCTTTCCCATGGGATTTGAGTACACAATCATCTGGATGTGGGCAAGGAGCACTAATGCATTGCGATACCCAGAATAATAAAATCTATGCTTCAGACTAATGCCTAGATCTTGTAGTTACCAGAGACCAATAGAAAGGATACAACTGGAATTATACGGAAATGACAATGTTGGGCAAGTTTGAAAGGAAAGAACGGTGGAAAGTACAGCTTCAGgggagatacccagacctccctctccccagctacctctaccagctcctcggggggaatgccgaggcgttcccaggccagccgagagatataatccctccagcgagtcctgggcctgccccggggcctcctccctgtaggacaggcacggaaaacctctccgggtagccgccctggaggcatccgcaccagatgtccaaaccacctcacctggctcctttcgacgtggagaagcagcggttctactctgagactctcccggatatccaaacttctcaccctatccctaagggagagcccagacaccctgcggagaaacctcatttcggccgcctgtattcgcgatctcattctttcggtcattacccatagctcatgaccataggtgagggtagggacgaagatggaccaatagatcgagaacTTTGCTttctggctcagttctttcttagctaCGACGAACCGGTTAAGCACCCACAAAACTCCAGATGCTGCACCGATTCGTCTGTCCAGCTctcgatctcgcctaccctcactcgtgaacaagaccccaagaagAATTCCAGAAGAagagagcgtccagcccctctccaggagattggttccagaacccacgctATGCGTTGAgatgagcccgactatatctagtcggtaTTTCTCAAcgtcacgcacaagctcaggctccttccccaccaaagaggtgacattccatgtcccaaaaACCAGTTTCGTCAGCCGGGGATCAGAccaccagggcctcccttggccgccacccgatccacaaagcaccgaacccctgacattccccttgcgggtggtgggcccacctggggacaatCCTGCGTGCGCTCACCAATGGgctcctcccccaggcctggctccagggtggggccccggtgaccctagtccgggcgagggaaacgagGTGTAATGTTTATAAAACAAGGAAAGAGAAATACTTTTAACATAGTCCTATGGTGacttcataatgcatcattTTCTGCAGGCGACTTTCTCAAAAATCCAATGCAATTCTGCATCGACATATGTGTCtcacaaacaagaaaaacacgTTCAACACTTAACAGTCCGATCATCATGTTTTCAGTGATGTAGCGATCAGACAGTTTGTTAAGCTCCTGATCCTCTTTTCACTTCCTCGCTGACACCCTGTTTATCATGTACCGGGTCAGAGCAAAGCCCCGTAGCAGAAAGGGATGATGTTTTCTGACACAGGCAATGTCTCTGCAGCTCTGGCACATGACAGCTTAAGGCCACCCCCTGACCTGTGAGTTAGGCAGTTACATTGTAACTGACATCATAAGGAAGGTTATTTGATAGTTCACCAAATGCATTAATCTGGGACGGTTACCGTGTGCCATTTTGCGGCCTAGTGGCAGCTGCACAGCCTCGCCAGGAGCTTCCAGGCCCCACAGCGACGCCCTTCAGGGTGCACAGCTTTAGCCGTTTGAAGTCGTTCCCAGTGCCCACTACAGGCAGAGCGCCCTCCACTGGCACCTGGCATGCAGGTTTCCATGGCAGCCACAGGACCACAGTAGAGCTGACCACTTTGTGGCCTCTCTGGAAAGAGCCAAGATGCAGGTATCTGTAACAACATACCAGAACCATGGAGGATGTACTTCCAGAAAGTGAAACACAAAATTTCAATATTACAACATCGAATGGTAGGAATTAAGATCCATTTGTCTGCAGTGGCTTAATTCTCCAGCTGTGGGTGATATTTCTGTTTTATGCATGTAGTTTGTATAGGTCTCCTAATCAAAATGGTTCTCAGTACTGGCACAACCTCTACTGTAAAATCAACCAGTATAAGTGTTTGTCATCTAATATGCCATGGGGCTCATGCCAAGACCAGAGAGGGATTAACCTTCAAAGCCCTGTAGGGGGACACTTGATGAAAGCCATATTAATGGCACACAGGCTAGATTGGAGAGAACTATTCTGGAAATCCTGCAGGAAGACGCTTGGTGAGCAGCGAGTGGCGTTACAGAGCACAAGGCCATTGTTATTCGTGCCTTACCTGGATCCAGCACAGGAGGTCCATCGGCGTGCTTGGCCCTTGCCTATGACATCATTGAGGAGACTGATATGGACGTTGGGATCTGGGAAACTCTCCTGAGAAACATATTTCCTGGGTTTAATAGCATGGTGTCATCCATAAATGAATGTCGCTCAATTTTCTTCCACCAGTTGTGAGTTTAGAACTTCAGTTCAAGGAGCAGATTATTGGAGTCCAGAAACAGAAAGGCATTAGACCCATtaagcatgatttttttttccaagatattaaatatttaaaaataaagttttaaccCCAATCTTAAGCCTAGCTGCAacataaacctaaccctaaagcAGGGTCAGGCAagcctgatcctggagtgccagtatccagcaggttttccatcctggtccctgatgaaccacacctgatctcaggcagatagcaACTCACAAGGTAGGACGGAAAACCAGCTGGATACCAgaactccaggatcagggttgcctatcCTTACCTTAAACCTAGCTATGGTATTAAACctcaaccctaaccctaccagCAATGTTAAGCTTAATCTTTAACCTAACCATTCTTCAacacaaacttcacataaatacTGATTTTTCATTCTGAAGTACGGAGAAAAGTCAACAGCATGTATTTGTAATAGTCTCCATCTGAGCCTGATACACAAACTCAGCATTATGCTGGTGGAGGCTGGATTTGCAGCTTTTGGAGTACTGGTACCAATATAACGAGAGTTTGTGTATGTAAGGGACGGATGTCAAATAGAACATGATGTAGTTTGTttccagagttgggtaattcaggtccagagaatgaaactccagatcaagattttgtttcaaagaACCAGTTGAATACTCGGTGACTGAGACTCTtgatgctcaactggttggttgaaaaaaatcttgatctggagtTTTATACTCTGGACCCAACTCTGTTTCAGTGTGAAAAAAGAaaccataaaatatttttttcttgaaaaaCATATGAGGAATAGTTTAAGCAACTCTGCAATTGCTTTTGACATCGTGAATGCAAAATGCCTTGAACTGAGAATGAAATCATTCTAGTGATAACTGATAGATAGAATTTTTGTATTAGGCAGATATTTAATATGGGATACAAATGACTATCACCACTGTACCTGCCTAAGCAAAATGAAAAAGTGCCCTTTGCTGCCCTCTTCAGGATAAGATGGCCATGTGCATGATAGAACATAGGAAAAGCACAAACAATGCCATGGAAATTAGATTTTCCAAGGCTGCTGATTGACATATCAGGTGTGGTTCAGTTGGAGCACTGCTTTCGGAATGACCTCACAATCAGTAACAAATCAACAACTCCGGACGAAGATTTGATTAAATTCCCCGAGCATCGGTGCTGCCTTAAACTTCAGAGCTGGGTGGTACCCAGGCGAATTACAGACCGCATCATTTGGCAGGACCTCGGCGAATTACAGACCGCATCATTTGGCAGGACCTCGGCGAATTACAGACCACATCATTTGGCAGGACCTCGGCGAATTACAGGCCGCATCATTTGGCAGGACCTCAGCTCCTCAGACACTGTAACTTGACAGTCATAAACGAAAGACTGAAAGAGGGATTATGGTAACGTCACCATGacttattctacaaaatatgaaattccatttttaaagaaGCATTCCCTGTAGCCAATACATTTTAAGAATCGCCTTTCAATTGAAAGTTTAacctttgtaaaaacaaagttgACATGTATATGTTATTTCAACAGTCGTCATAGCATATGATTGGGCCAGTGAACAAAATGAGAATCTAAATTAATTCTCACTTATCAACCACTTGCGGCATTTGC
The Paramormyrops kingsleyae isolate MSU_618 chromosome 4, PKINGS_0.4, whole genome shotgun sequence genome window above contains:
- the LOC111861135 gene encoding cerebellin-2-like; translated protein: MPSVFRILSLIRLALIILLGCGSALSTGQNDTEAVLLEGKCLVVCDSNPSAEGGVTDSLGITVRSGSAKVAFSAVRGTNHEPSEMSNKSMTIYFDQILVNVGNHFHFKSSVFQAPRRGIYSFNFHVVKVYNRQTIQVNLMQNEYPVISAFAGDQDVTREAASNGVLLHLERDDRLYLKLERGNLMGGWKYSTFSGFLVFPL